Genomic segment of Nitrospirota bacterium:
TCCATTAGCTATTCCCTCCTTATTAAGTTTATTTTACTTCCTCAGGCAACCCAATCCTCCCCAGTACTGCAGACGCAGCGGCTACTGCAGGGTTTGATAGATAAACCTCGCTTTCGGGATGGCCCATCCTGCCCACAAAATTCCTGTTTGTAGTGGCAATGGCCCTTTCTCCTTTTGCAAGTACCCCCATATGGCCCCCAAGACACGGGCCACAGGTAGGTGTTGAGACTGCTGCCTCGGCATCAATAAAAATATCGAGCAGCCCCTCTTTCATAGCTTCCCTGTAAATACGCTGTGTAGCAGGAATCACAATCATTCTCACGTTGGGATTCACCTTCCTGCCCTTTATAACTCCGGCTGCCTCCCTTAAGTCTTCAAGTCTCCCATTGGTGCAGGAGCCTATAACCACCTGGTCTATATAGACTTCGTATAGCTCTGCAGCAGGTCTTACATTGCTCGGCAGATGAGGGCATGCCACAAGGGGCACAATCTTTGAACAATCGTATTCTCTTATCTCTGCATAAGTGGCATTGCCGTCAGATGTATAGAAACTATATCGCCTCTTTGCCCTTCCTTTCACATAAGACTCAGTTATTTTATCAGGCACGATAATTCCACTTTTCCCGCCTGCCTCTATTGCCATATTACACATCGTAAGTCTTCCATACATTGGCAGATTCTTTATTGCCTCACCTTCAAACTCCATTGCCCTGTATAGTGCGCCATCAACGCCAATGTCGCCGATTGTGTGCAGGATTAAATCCTTACCTCCAACCCATTTATTGAGTTTTCCAGAATATATAAACTTCATTGATTCAGGGACCTTGAACCAGCACTCGCCTGTAGCCATAGCAGCAGCCACATCTGTAGAGCCTACTCCGGTAGAAAATGCACCGAGAGCCCCATAGGTGCAGGTATGGCTGTCAGCCCCGATTATTAAATCTCCAGGAACAACAAGCCCCTCCTCAGGCAGTAAGGCGTGCTCTATCCCCATCCTTCCAACTTCAAAATAAAGACCGAGATTATACTGTCTTGCAAAATCCCTGAGCATCTTGCACTGCTCTGCTGCCTTTATGTCCTTTTGCGGCGCGAAGTGGTCAGGTATAAAGACAACCCGGTCTCTATCAAATACATCCTTTGCACCTATTTTTTTGAATTCCTGTATTGCAATAGGGGCGGTGATGTCATTGGCAAGGATGAGGTCAACCTTTGCATTTATTAATTCACCAGGAGAAACCTCTTTTTTCCCTGCGTGTGCTGCAAGTATCTTTTCGGTAATAGTCACCTATCCTCCAGTCTCTATTATCGCGTGTAATTTGCATATTATATATTTGCCAATGAGAATTGACAAGGGAAAGCGGGTTTAAAAGGCTTTTGCTATGGTTGAGATTGCTATCAGCGGGGTATATTTTGTTGGATTGAGAGTGGGCGAAGTGGTAAGATTGAAAACAGAGGATGATCTTTATTGGTGCAGATGGCTGTAAGGCAGGTTGGTTTACTGTCCTACTTACAGAGGGCAATGAGTGGAAGGTAAATGTCTTTCCAGATGTGTCCAGCCTCTGGGATAAGTACAGCAGTGCATTGGTGATACTCCTTGATGTCCCCATTGGCCTGCGAGAAAGAGGCCCTCAGGAGCGGCTGTGCGATATTGAAGCTCGAAAATTACTTGGCCCCAGGCGGGCCTCCAGTGTGTTCCCGGCACCCTGCCGTGCTGCAATTAATGCTGCGACCTATGAGGAGGCCAACAATATTAATAAGCAGATGACAGAGAAAGGACTGTCCATTCAGACCTGGAATATTATCCCCAAGATTCGTGAAGTAAACAAATTTCTTTTAAACAACGAATCTGCCAGATTACGAATCAGGGAAATCCATCCAGAGATATGTTTCTGGGCACTATATGGTCGTCATCCGATGAAACACTCAAAAAAGACAAAAGAAGGGTTCTCTGAGCGGATGCAGGTCTTGCAATCTGTTTATTCTCATACAGACAATATAATAAGCCATGCCTTATCCACTTACAGGCGCAATGAAGTGGCCAGGGACGACATTCTCGATGCGCTATCAGCAACGGTTACCGCAAGCGGCGGGCTAAATAATATCTTCTCCATTCCAGAGGCGCCTGAACTCGATTCAAAAGGGTTACGGATGGAGATAGTATACCGCGCTTCTATCTCTTTCTAACAGCCAGCTTATTCAGCGCATTTATATACGCCTTTGCAGAGGCTACAATTATATCCGTATCTGCTCCATGGCCCCGGACTGTGCGGCCTTCTTGCTCAAGGGAGACAGTCACCTCACCTAAAGCATCAGTGCCGCCTGTGATACTCTTCACCTCGAATTTCAGGAGATTGCTCTTTGTGCCTGTGATGCCTGCTATTGCCTTGTAAGTGGCATCCACAGGGCCATCGCCTACCTCGGTCCGCTCAATAACCTCTTCCCCTATTTTTAATTTGATAGTGGCGGTTGGTTTCTGATTCAGACCGCTTGATACTGAAAGGCCGTCAAGACTATATGCCTCAGGTATCTTTGATATCTCTTCTGAGACGAGGGCCTCGATATCCTCATCAAAGATGTATTTCTTCTGGTCTGCCAGGTGTTTGAATTTTTCAAAAGCACTGTTGAGTTCATCCTCATCCAGCTCAAAACCAAGTTCTTTAAGCCTCGTCCTGAAGGCATGGCGGCCTGAGTGTTTTCCAAGCACAAGTTTGCTCATAGGAATACCCACTGCCTCAGGTCTCATAATCTCATATGTAGAGCGTTCCTTGAGATAGCCGTCCTGGTGTATGCCAGCTTCATGGGCAAAGGCATTGGCTCCGACAATGGCTTTATTGGGCTGGACAACCATGCCTGTTATCTTTGATACAAGCCTGCTTGCCCTGTAGATTTCCTCTGTCACAATTTTCGTATCAGCCCCTAAAAACTTGGGCCTTGTCTTAAGTGCCATGACGATCTCCTCCATGGCTGCATTGCCTGCCCTTTCTCCTATGCCATTTATTGTGCACTCCACCTGACCTGCGCCCTTTAGCACTGCTGCGAGGGAGTTGGCAACTGCAAGGCCGAGGTCATTATGGCAATGCACTGAAATTACTGCCTTATCGATGTTCGGCACCCTATTCATGAGGTATTCTATAAGCTCTCCAAATTCCTGAGGGATTGTGTATCCCACTGTATCAGGGATATTCACAGTCCCTGCACCTGCTTTTATTACTTCTTCTGTTATCTTGCAGAGATAGTCCCAGTCGGAGCGTGTCGCATCCTCGGCTGAAAATTCCACATCATCTGTATATCGCCTTGCCCTTTTAACTGACCTTACAGCCGCATCCAGAACCTCTTGCCTCGACATCTTTAGCTTAAAATTCAAGTGAATATCAGAAGTGGCTATGAAGGTATGGATTCTCTTCTGCGGGGCAGGCCTCAGTGCCTCGGCTGCCCTGTCAATGTCTTCATCTTTTGCCCTGGCAAGCCCTGCAATTGTAACACCCTTTATCTCAGAGGCAATCCTTTTTACAGCATCAAAATCGCCCAGGGAAGCAATTGGAAACCCTGCCTCTATAATATCAACATTGAGCCTTACGAGCTGCTTTGCAACCTGAATCTTCTCCTCTGCATTCATAGAGGCGCCAGGGGACTGTTCTCCGTCCCTCAGGGTTGTATCGAATATCTTTATTATTCTCATCAGCCCACACCTCCAGTGCTCCCTTTCATCTTCCTGTAGTAGAGGAATGCATTTTCACCAATTCCCCAGAGCATATAGCCCATTGAAAGTACAAAGAGCACCACTGATGGGTGCATAAATATAAGAACTAAAATAATAACAATAGCGACCAAAAGATAAAATGGTTTCCTCTCCCTGAAGTCAATCTCCTTTGCCCCATGATATTTCAGTGTGCTGACCATAAGGATTGCCAGTATAAATGTCAGAGCGAGTATAAGGTAATTCTTACCCATCAACCTTCCCCAGTTGTCGATATAAAAAAGAACGAAAGACGCAATAACAGCAGCAGCTCCTGGTATTGGCATTCCTGTAAATGCCTTGCTCTCCGTTGAACCCATCTGGATATTGAACCTCGCAAGTCTTAATGCGCCGCATATAACGAAAAGAAAGGCAGCGCCCCAGCCGACTCTTCCAAAAGGGTATAGTGCCCATGTATAAATAAGGACAGCAGGCGCTATGCCGAATGCAACAAGGTCAGAAAGAGAGTCAAGCTCTATCCCGAACCTTGTTGTACTGTGAGTCAGCCTTGCAATCCAGCCATCAAGGCCATCAAAGATATTTGCAATTAATATGGCCCATGCAGCATAGATATAATTGCCTTTAAAAGCGGCAATGATCGCATAAAAGCCACAAAACATCCCGCACAGTGTTAATGTATTTGGAAGTAAATAAATCCCCTTTCTCATTTCTCAGTTCTCAATTTTTAGTTAATTATTTAATTATTCCTAAAATACTCTCTCCTGCCCTTACCTTATCACCTAATTTTACCTTAATTTCAGTATCTATTGGTAAAAAGACATCGAGCCTTGAGCCAAATTTTATAATCCCGTATCTCTGGCCCTTCTGGAGTATATCGCCTTCTTTGACCCTGCACACTGCCCTTCTCGCAAGAAATCCTGCCACCTGGCGAACCAGTATTTTCCCATGTTTTGTATCAAGGAGCATGGCGATATTCTCATTCTGTAAGGACGCTTCATGCTTGAAGGCGGAGAGAAACTTGCCTGGAGTATGAACTACAGATTCCACAACTCCATCGCATGGTGCCCTGTTGACATGGACATTTAGCGGCGACATAAAGATGCTAATTTCAATAAATTCCCCCCTACCCCCCTTTAGTAAATAGGGGATTTTATCTCCATACACATTTTGTATCAATATGACCTCTCCATCAGCAGGAGATACAAAGATATTGTCTCCTTCAGGTATTTTCCTTTCTGGATCCCTGAAAAAAAATGCCATGAAAACAGCAAGTCCGAGCGGGATTACAATTATCCATGGCCTCGCAAAAAAGGCTGCTATAATCGTAATGAACAGAAATCCAAAGATAAAGGGGTAACCCTCAGGGGCGAATTTCACGCTTTTGTTTTATCCACGAGTTTTTCCTTTTTAAGCCAGGGCATCATCTGCCTCAGCCTTGCCCCGACTTCTTCTATAGGGTGTTGCTCTCCTTTTCTTGTAAGGGCATTAAAGACAGGCTTATTTGCCTTACATTCAAGAATCCATTCTCTCGCAAAAGCTCCTGACTGTATCTCACCGAGAATCTTCTTCATTTCTTTTTTTACTTCAGGTGTAATAACCCTCGGCCCCCTTGTTAAATCACCATACTGGGCAGTATTGCTGATTGAATACCGCATGTTGGAGATCCCACCTTCATAAATCAAATCAACAATGAGTTTGACCTCGTGGAGGCATTCAAAATAAGCCATCTCAGGTGTATAACCGGCCTCAACAAGGGTCTCATAGCCCGCCATTATCAGAGACGTAAGGCCTCCGCAAAGCACCACCTGCTCTCCAAAAAGGTCTGTTTCAGTCTCTTCCCTGAAGGTCGTTTCAATAATTCCAGCCCTGCCTCCTCCAATGGCAGATGCGTAAGCAAGGGCAAGTTCCTTTGTATTTTTAGAGGGATCCTGTTGAACCGCTATAAGACAGGGCACGCCGCTTCCTTTTGTATACTCTGACCTCACAAGATGCCCTGGCCCTTTTGGGGCTGCCATAAATACATTTATATCAGGAGAAGGCACAATCTGTCCATAGTGGATATTAAAGCCATGGGCAAAACCGAGATAGGCGCCTTTTTTAATGACAGGTGCAATCTCGTTTTTGTAAATGTCTGCCTGGTATTCGTCAGGGAGCAGCATCATTATTACATCTGCCTTTTTAGCAGCCTCTGAAGGTGGCATGGTCTTGAAGCCTGCCTTCTCAGCCTTCTCAAGACTTGCGCCCTTTCTTATTCCTATAATAACGTCCATACCGCTTTCCTTGAGGTTATTAGCATGGGCATGGCCCTGACTTCCATAGCCCATTACGCAGATCTTCTTGCCTTTTAAAAGCCCTTTCCTGACATCCTTATCATAGTAGACCTTAACCATTAGCCCCCTCCCTAAAACGTAAAGATTCATGTCTGTTTAACATATTGAATTTATCGCATATTATAGTATAGAAAAGCCTTTTTTTCTACACGCACATGACCTTAATAAATGAGAAGTAAGAGGTGAAATCTTAATTTCCTATTTCCCATTAAAACACCTAAAGAATCACGTAAGCTGCCAGGGCCCTCAATACAAAAATTGACATAATTATAGTCGCTGCCTTTATAAAATCGAGTTCTGTTTTCCATTTAATAAGGGAAATTGTTTGAAAGACAAGCTCAGAAATTAAAATCACAGGCAGAAATCTCGTAAATACAAATTCCCAGAATGGTGTATATATCAGCATGCCTGTGGATTCCTTAATAATCTCTGGCACACGGTCCGAGCCGAGGATATTAACGTCCATTAAAGCAAGTATACCGTGAATAGCGAAATTAACTAAAGGAATAAGCCCTATCAAAGCACCCGCAGAAATACTTATTGTGAGGTTTTTGATTAGATTGTCAGACCGTACAAAGAAAAAAGACAATCCAGGCACTGCTGAAATGATAA
This window contains:
- the leuC gene encoding 3-isopropylmalate dehydratase large subunit → MTITEKILAAHAGKKEVSPGELINAKVDLILANDITAPIAIQEFKKIGAKDVFDRDRVVFIPDHFAPQKDIKAAEQCKMLRDFARQYNLGLYFEVGRMGIEHALLPEEGLVVPGDLIIGADSHTCTYGALGAFSTGVGSTDVAAAMATGECWFKVPESMKFIYSGKLNKWVGGKDLILHTIGDIGVDGALYRAMEFEGEAIKNLPMYGRLTMCNMAIEAGGKSGIIVPDKITESYVKGRAKRRYSFYTSDGNATYAEIREYDCSKIVPLVACPHLPSNVRPAAELYEVYIDQVVIGSCTNGRLEDLREAAGVIKGRKVNPNVRMIVIPATQRIYREAMKEGLLDIFIDAEAAVSTPTCGPCLGGHMGVLAKGERAIATTNRNFVGRMGHPESEVYLSNPAVAAASAVLGRIGLPEEVK
- a CDS encoding DUF429 domain-containing protein; the protein is MIFIGADGCKAGWFTVLLTEGNEWKVNVFPDVSSLWDKYSSALVILLDVPIGLRERGPQERLCDIEARKLLGPRRASSVFPAPCRAAINAATYEEANNINKQMTEKGLSIQTWNIIPKIREVNKFLLNNESARLRIREIHPEICFWALYGRHPMKHSKKTKEGFSERMQVLQSVYSHTDNIISHALSTYRRNEVARDDILDALSATVTASGGLNNIFSIPEAPELDSKGLRMEIVYRASISF
- a CDS encoding 2-isopropylmalate synthase, giving the protein MRIIKIFDTTLRDGEQSPGASMNAEEKIQVAKQLVRLNVDIIEAGFPIASLGDFDAVKRIASEIKGVTIAGLARAKDEDIDRAAEALRPAPQKRIHTFIATSDIHLNFKLKMSRQEVLDAAVRSVKRARRYTDDVEFSAEDATRSDWDYLCKITEEVIKAGAGTVNIPDTVGYTIPQEFGELIEYLMNRVPNIDKAVISVHCHNDLGLAVANSLAAVLKGAGQVECTINGIGERAGNAAMEEIVMALKTRPKFLGADTKIVTEEIYRASRLVSKITGMVVQPNKAIVGANAFAHEAGIHQDGYLKERSTYEIMRPEAVGIPMSKLVLGKHSGRHAFRTRLKELGFELDEDELNSAFEKFKHLADQKKYIFDEDIEALVSEEISKIPEAYSLDGLSVSSGLNQKPTATIKLKIGEEVIERTEVGDGPVDATYKAIAGITGTKSNLLKFEVKSITGGTDALGEVTVSLEQEGRTVRGHGADTDIIVASAKAYINALNKLAVRKR
- the pssA gene encoding CDP-diacylglycerol--serine O-phosphatidyltransferase; translated protein: MRKGIYLLPNTLTLCGMFCGFYAIIAAFKGNYIYAAWAILIANIFDGLDGWIARLTHSTTRFGIELDSLSDLVAFGIAPAVLIYTWALYPFGRVGWGAAFLFVICGALRLARFNIQMGSTESKAFTGMPIPGAAAVIASFVLFYIDNWGRLMGKNYLILALTFILAILMVSTLKYHGAKEIDFRERKPFYLLVAIVIILVLIFMHPSVVLFVLSMGYMLWGIGENAFLYYRKMKGSTGGVG
- a CDS encoding phosphatidylserine decarboxylase family protein; translation: MKFAPEGYPFIFGFLFITIIAAFFARPWIIVIPLGLAVFMAFFFRDPERKIPEGDNIFVSPADGEVILIQNVYGDKIPYLLKGGRGEFIEISIFMSPLNVHVNRAPCDGVVESVVHTPGKFLSAFKHEASLQNENIAMLLDTKHGKILVRQVAGFLARRAVCRVKEGDILQKGQRYGIIKFGSRLDVFLPIDTEIKVKLGDKVRAGESILGIIK
- the ilvC gene encoding ketol-acid reductoisomerase codes for the protein MVKVYYDKDVRKGLLKGKKICVMGYGSQGHAHANNLKESGMDVIIGIRKGASLEKAEKAGFKTMPPSEAAKKADVIMMLLPDEYQADIYKNEIAPVIKKGAYLGFAHGFNIHYGQIVPSPDINVFMAAPKGPGHLVRSEYTKGSGVPCLIAVQQDPSKNTKELALAYASAIGGGRAGIIETTFREETETDLFGEQVVLCGGLTSLIMAGYETLVEAGYTPEMAYFECLHEVKLIVDLIYEGGISNMRYSISNTAQYGDLTRGPRVITPEVKKEMKKILGEIQSGAFAREWILECKANKPVFNALTRKGEQHPIEEVGARLRQMMPWLKKEKLVDKTKA